One window of Anas platyrhynchos isolate ZD024472 breed Pekin duck chromosome 11, IASCAAS_PekinDuck_T2T, whole genome shotgun sequence genomic DNA carries:
- the LOC113842041 gene encoding peptidyl-prolyl cis-trans isomerase, whose product MLRRSKAEVERCVASVQASAASRREGGDVTNHDGTGGRSIYGDAFEEESFEVKHTGPGLLSMANRGRATNNSQFFTTLKTVEALDFKHVVFGFVTDGTDVVKKLESFGSPNGLVSGRVVITDCGQIENSGF is encoded by the exons ATGTTGAGGCGCAGCAAGGCCGAGGTGGAGCGCTGTGTCGCCTCCGTGCAGGCCTCTGCGGCTTCTCGGAGAGAG ggaggtGATGTAACTAACCATGATGGAACAGGTGGACGGTCAATTTATGGAGATGCATTTGAAGAAGAGAGCTTTGAAGTGAAGCACACGGGTCCTGGATTGCTGTCGATGGCAAATAGGGGTCGGGCTACGAATAACTCTCAGTTCTTCACAACACTCAAAACAGTAGAAGCCTTGGACTTTAAACAcgtggtgtttggttttgtgacaGATGGAACGGATGTTGTGAAAAAGCTCGAATCCTTTGGTTCTCCCAACGGGTTAGTAAGTGGAAGAGTTGTCATTACAGACTGTGGGCAAATAGAGAATTCTGGCTTTTGA